From Pseudothermotoga thermarum DSM 5069, a single genomic window includes:
- a CDS encoding histone deacetylase family protein, whose translation MKIVYDPAHVSHYPTKEIDKGRFIENPEKPERINQIKDALIMKGFDNFVPPSKFPINYIYLVHDEEYVSWLKAKCESLSEDEEYITEVFGYDKCFDTGTPIKRNTFEVAKRAVDAALTAARLIDSNNVVYALIRPPGHHATRGYCGGYCYFNNAAICAMYFLKRGAERVAILDLDFHHGNGTQEIFYDTDMVYYISIHGDPKYFYPWITGRESEVGEGPGEGFNLNLPLPPKADWSEYSAALAYAVNEIRDYYPDVLIVSLGFDTHKDDPVGDFLLTDQDYSKMAKQLSKLKIPMLVIQEGGYNPQANAASAVNFFSALE comes from the coding sequence ATGAAAATAGTCTACGATCCCGCGCACGTATCGCACTATCCAACAAAAGAGATAGATAAAGGAAGGTTCATCGAAAATCCCGAAAAGCCTGAAAGAATAAACCAAATAAAAGACGCTTTGATAATGAAGGGCTTTGACAACTTCGTCCCGCCCTCGAAGTTTCCTATAAACTACATCTATCTTGTTCACGATGAAGAATACGTTTCCTGGCTCAAAGCCAAATGTGAATCTTTGTCGGAGGACGAAGAGTACATCACGGAAGTTTTCGGTTACGACAAATGCTTCGACACAGGTACACCCATAAAGAGAAACACCTTTGAGGTTGCCAAAAGGGCTGTTGACGCTGCTTTAACCGCGGCAAGATTGATCGATTCAAACAACGTTGTGTACGCTTTGATCAGACCACCTGGACATCATGCAACCAGAGGTTACTGTGGAGGTTACTGCTACTTCAACAACGCTGCAATTTGTGCAATGTATTTTTTAAAAAGGGGAGCCGAGAGGGTAGCAATACTCGATTTGGATTTTCACCATGGAAATGGTACACAAGAAATTTTCTACGATACCGACATGGTTTACTACATATCCATCCATGGGGATCCAAAGTACTTTTATCCGTGGATTACCGGAAGGGAAAGTGAGGTTGGCGAAGGACCAGGTGAAGGATTCAACTTGAATCTACCGCTTCCTCCAAAAGCCGATTGGAGCGAGTATTCTGCAGCCCTTGCCTATGCGGTGAACGAAATCAGAGATTATTACCCCGATGTTTTGATAGTCTCTCTTGGATTCGACACACACAAAGACGATCCAGTCGGAGATTTCTTGCTAACAGATCAAGATTACTCAAAGATGGCAAAGCAACTTTCAAAGTTGAAGATCCCAATGCTCGTCATTCAAGAGGGAGGATATAACCCGCAAGCAAATGCGGCAAGTGCCGTGAATTTCTTCTCTGCTTTGGAATGA
- a CDS encoding DUF1292 domain-containing protein produces the protein MNREDFEVFVLTDEDGQEHHFVILAEIDDGMKKYWICEEIMVDEDGNIQDFGEIYPFAVREDENGGIFVDSIESEEEFEKVSKAWNELLEKDEELQSMLFLNEHDHEHHEDEEEE, from the coding sequence ATGAACAGAGAGGATTTTGAAGTCTTTGTCCTGACCGACGAAGATGGACAAGAGCATCACTTCGTCATCCTTGCGGAAATCGACGATGGCATGAAAAAGTATTGGATCTGCGAAGAAATCATGGTTGACGAAGACGGAAACATCCAAGATTTTGGAGAAATTTACCCGTTTGCAGTCAGAGAGGATGAAAATGGTGGAATTTTCGTAGATTCAATAGAATCTGAGGAAGAATTCGAAAAAGTTTCCAAAGCTTGGAATGAGCTACTAGAAAAAGACGAAGAACTACAAAGCATGTTGTTCCTCAATGAACATGATCATGAACATCACGAGGACGAAGAGGAGGAGTAA
- a CDS encoding STAS domain-containing protein → MGNELFTVKNVKDLWIIKPTGILDLYNSSDFKEKVKNEYINQGKVNLIIDLSSVEYMDSSALGVLVGLQRSCRLNGGTLVLCGLNDNLMRIFQITSLVSVFRIFPNVEDAIKALLEEGKS, encoded by the coding sequence ATGGGCAATGAGCTTTTCACGGTAAAAAACGTGAAGGATTTGTGGATCATAAAACCTACAGGTATCCTTGATCTGTACAACTCGTCGGATTTCAAGGAGAAGGTCAAAAACGAGTACATAAACCAAGGGAAGGTTAATTTGATAATAGATCTTTCAAGCGTTGAGTACATGGACAGTTCCGCCTTGGGAGTGTTGGTTGGACTTCAAAGATCTTGCAGGCTGAACGGAGGGACTTTGGTACTCTGTGGTTTAAACGACAACTTGATGAGAATTTTTCAAATAACTTCTCTTGTGTCTGTTTTTAGAATCTTTCCCAACGTTGAAGACGCGATAAAAGCCTTGCTTGAGGAGGGAAAAAGTTGA
- a CDS encoding xylulokinase — MSSELFAAVDIGTTNVKLAFFDENGEKVFFCQQRCFSTPKDGVSEVKPEKWWATVVQCFHKADQQLRKKVVAICVTGQGPTTVLVSKSGSTVGNAITWMDKRGMEKLEQITSQGIDEQTAVGLSHLLVLNDLLQEEVFLLQPSDYIVFKLTGRLINASFPRRGYLPWYQEDLEKFRLHEKFLLPEFVPTGQIVSQLEKNVAKSLGLDHTVKVVAGAPDFAMALIGTATVEDGYLCDRGGTSQGVTLCSLVKPENKGLIVTPFMFGDLWKVSGVMNTTGAAYEWMSKNITRARLVELSKLLTVKRPTNLIFLPHLNGERSPYWNPKMKGVLFGLTLENDWKTLLVAVIEGVAFSIRQIMELMEESGCKVKAIRVTGGQALNDLWNQVKADVLNRQIEVPKIHDSELLGCAISCLSALTGEDIAELSKKSVKIEKKFYPVAQRQPDYERLYQLYKLLHERTMDLHEKL, encoded by the coding sequence GTGTCGTCTGAGCTTTTTGCTGCTGTCGATATCGGAACAACAAATGTAAAACTTGCCTTTTTCGATGAAAACGGTGAAAAGGTTTTCTTTTGTCAACAAAGGTGTTTTTCAACGCCGAAAGACGGCGTCAGCGAAGTGAAACCTGAAAAATGGTGGGCAACAGTTGTTCAGTGCTTTCACAAAGCCGATCAACAGTTGAGGAAAAAAGTTGTTGCGATTTGCGTAACTGGTCAAGGTCCAACGACGGTTTTGGTTTCAAAATCAGGTTCGACCGTTGGAAACGCGATAACATGGATGGACAAAAGGGGCATGGAAAAACTTGAACAAATAACATCTCAGGGAATCGACGAACAAACAGCCGTAGGTTTGTCGCACCTTTTGGTTTTGAACGATCTTTTGCAAGAAGAAGTTTTTTTACTTCAACCAAGTGATTATATTGTCTTTAAACTCACAGGTAGATTAATCAACGCAAGTTTTCCGAGGCGAGGATATTTACCGTGGTATCAGGAAGATCTTGAGAAATTTCGTCTACACGAAAAGTTTTTACTACCAGAATTTGTTCCAACAGGACAGATAGTTTCACAGCTGGAAAAAAATGTTGCCAAATCGCTTGGGTTGGATCACACGGTGAAGGTGGTCGCAGGGGCACCGGATTTTGCAATGGCTTTGATTGGAACTGCAACTGTGGAAGATGGATATTTGTGCGACAGGGGTGGAACTTCACAAGGCGTAACGTTGTGCAGTCTTGTAAAACCAGAAAACAAAGGATTGATAGTTACACCGTTCATGTTCGGTGATCTGTGGAAAGTCAGCGGTGTGATGAACACGACCGGTGCTGCTTACGAATGGATGTCCAAAAACATCACAAGGGCAAGGTTGGTGGAACTTTCAAAACTTTTGACGGTCAAAAGACCAACGAATCTGATTTTTCTTCCACATTTAAATGGAGAGAGAAGCCCATACTGGAATCCAAAGATGAAAGGAGTTTTGTTTGGCTTAACACTTGAAAACGATTGGAAAACGCTTTTGGTGGCAGTGATCGAAGGTGTGGCTTTTTCGATAAGACAAATCATGGAATTGATGGAAGAATCTGGATGCAAAGTTAAAGCGATAAGGGTAACTGGTGGACAAGCTCTGAACGATCTTTGGAACCAAGTGAAAGCAGATGTTTTAAACAGGCAAATAGAAGTTCCAAAGATTCACGATTCAGAACTTTTGGGATGTGCGATAAGCTGTTTAAGCGCACTAACCGGTGAGGATATTGCAGAGCTTAGCAAAAAGTCGGTTAAAATAGAAAAAAAATTCTATCCGGTGGCTCAAAGACAACCGGATTACGAAAGACTTTATCAACTTTACAAATTGCTCCATGAAAGGACCATGGACCTTCACGAGAAATTGTGA
- the rpiB gene encoding ribose 5-phosphate isomerase B, with protein sequence MKIALGADHAGFRLKESVKSYLISKGYKVIDEGTYSEESVDYPDFAKKVAEDLKNNVADFGILVCGTGIGMSIAANRIKGIRAALCLFPEMAKLARSHNNANVLVLPGRLIGPELANWIVEAFLTEGFQGGRHEKRIQKLEELG encoded by the coding sequence TTGAAAATAGCACTTGGCGCAGACCATGCCGGTTTCAGGTTGAAAGAAAGTGTTAAGAGCTATTTGATTTCAAAAGGCTACAAAGTCATCGACGAAGGCACTTACAGTGAGGAATCGGTGGATTATCCAGATTTTGCAAAAAAAGTTGCCGAGGATTTGAAAAACAACGTTGCGGATTTTGGGATTTTGGTCTGTGGAACCGGTATTGGAATGAGTATAGCCGCCAACAGAATAAAAGGCATAAGAGCCGCGCTGTGCCTTTTCCCAGAGATGGCAAAACTTGCCAGATCTCACAACAACGCAAATGTTTTGGTTTTACCTGGAAGACTTATAGGACCTGAGTTGGCGAATTGGATAGTCGAGGCTTTTTTAACAGAGGGGTTTCAAGGAGGAAGACACGAAAAACGAATTCAAAAATTGGAGGAATTGGGCTGA
- the lexA gene encoding transcriptional repressor LexA, with the protein MSKELTERQKEVLEFIENYINKHGYPPSIRDIAKAFRITPRGAMLHVVALEKKGYITRSKKARAIKIKYRTEAIRLPIAGEIVAGNVIENIEDSTETVDVPLNMAKSIFEYFVLKARDESMMSEHIVNGDYLILRKQYTVNNGDIAVVLLNNTQRMLRKVYIKDGKLVLMPINSHMQPMELPADKVEILGKVVGVIRIYGQ; encoded by the coding sequence ATGAGTAAAGAGCTTACCGAGAGGCAGAAAGAGGTTTTGGAGTTCATAGAAAACTACATAAACAAACATGGCTATCCACCGAGCATAAGGGATATTGCAAAAGCTTTTCGCATAACCCCAAGAGGCGCCATGCTTCATGTTGTGGCTTTGGAGAAAAAAGGTTACATAACCCGTTCGAAAAAGGCAAGAGCCATCAAGATAAAGTACAGAACTGAAGCGATAAGACTTCCCATCGCTGGGGAAATAGTCGCCGGGAACGTCATAGAAAATATTGAAGATTCAACGGAGACGGTAGATGTACCCTTGAACATGGCAAAATCGATCTTTGAGTATTTTGTTCTGAAAGCTAGAGATGAAAGCATGATGAGCGAGCATATCGTCAACGGCGATTATCTCATTTTGAGAAAACAGTATACTGTAAACAACGGCGACATTGCAGTAGTTCTTTTGAACAATACACAAAGAATGTTGAGAAAGGTATACATAAAAGACGGCAAACTTGTCTTGATGCCAATAAATTCACACATGCAACCAATGGAATTACCGGCTGACAAGGTCGAAATTCTCGGCAAAGTTGTGGGAGTGATAAGAATCTATGGGCAATGA
- a CDS encoding archease: MYRELDHTADVRYEIVCDSLKCIFSDLIEIFKDHYSPVFLDECTVVEYDINKSIEDLVFDVVNDWIYMIDAKKLFPKECEVQQKLLVRFCKVQKIHGTEFKALTYHGLQIVEEKNILKLKVVFDT, from the coding sequence ATGTACAGAGAACTAGACCACACGGCAGATGTGAGATATGAAATAGTTTGCGATTCTTTAAAATGCATATTTTCAGATTTAATAGAGATATTCAAAGATCACTACAGTCCAGTTTTTCTGGATGAATGTACAGTTGTCGAATACGACATAAACAAATCGATCGAAGACTTGGTCTTCGACGTGGTCAACGACTGGATATACATGATCGATGCAAAGAAGCTTTTTCCAAAAGAATGCGAAGTACAACAGAAACTTCTTGTTCGATTTTGCAAGGTTCAAAAAATTCACGGGACGGAGTTTAAAGCGTTGACTTACCATGGTTTGCAGATTGTTGAAGAGAAAAATATTCTAAAATTAAAGGTGGTGTTTGACACATGA
- a CDS encoding ABC transporter permease: MRTYLTNLITLLLAIFFGMVVLWTVSKAPIIAIESFFLLPLRNFYFLSQILVGAVPLIFTGLAAFCSFSAGVFNIGLEGQLYFATLAGTFVALHLKGFQAVFFALLVAFIVGSAVASLSAFLKIKLNIDELITTFLVSNGLIHVTNFLLNTYLRDPMAALSATKYLHVEVLTIPGLNVHVGFLVAILLAIWLQMVFEKSVLGYQMRLVGGNVVFSRYAGIDVEKTWWIAFALSGGLAALGGMVDVLAVHGRMIRGFSFGYGWNGIAVALLAKNKPFFVIFSALFFSYLETGAQIASIFADVTPEIARLVQASVFYLVTAEALASLKRRVSK, encoded by the coding sequence TTGAGAACTTATCTAACGAATTTGATCACGCTGCTTTTGGCCATCTTTTTTGGAATGGTTGTGCTTTGGACAGTCAGCAAGGCACCAATTATTGCCATAGAATCTTTTTTCTTACTTCCTCTTCGAAACTTTTACTTTCTATCGCAAATTTTAGTTGGAGCAGTTCCCTTGATTTTCACAGGACTTGCCGCCTTCTGTTCATTTTCTGCCGGTGTTTTCAACATAGGATTGGAAGGGCAACTTTACTTTGCAACGCTTGCAGGCACCTTTGTGGCGCTACATTTAAAGGGTTTCCAAGCAGTTTTTTTCGCACTTTTAGTTGCTTTCATCGTTGGATCTGCTGTTGCCAGCCTGTCGGCCTTTTTGAAGATAAAACTCAACATCGATGAACTCATAACGACTTTTTTAGTAAGTAACGGCTTGATACACGTGACAAACTTTCTTTTGAACACTTATCTGAGAGATCCAATGGCTGCTCTGTCTGCAACAAAGTATCTTCACGTTGAAGTTTTGACGATCCCAGGGCTTAACGTTCACGTTGGATTTTTGGTGGCAATTCTTCTTGCCATCTGGCTTCAAATGGTTTTTGAAAAGAGTGTGCTTGGCTATCAAATGCGGTTGGTCGGAGGAAACGTTGTTTTTTCAAGATATGCCGGAATAGATGTTGAAAAAACGTGGTGGATTGCCTTTGCGTTGAGTGGGGGCCTGGCTGCACTCGGTGGAATGGTGGATGTACTGGCTGTGCATGGAAGGATGATAAGAGGTTTTTCGTTTGGCTATGGTTGGAACGGTATAGCGGTTGCGCTTCTTGCCAAAAACAAACCGTTTTTTGTGATTTTCAGTGCGCTGTTTTTCTCTTATCTTGAAACGGGAGCCCAAATTGCCTCGATATTTGCCGACGTTACACCGGAGATAGCAAGACTGGTTCAAGCCAGTGTATTTTACCTTGTTACCGCGGAGGCTTTGGCGAGTTTGAAAAGGAGAGTTTCAAAATGA
- a CDS encoding BMP family ABC transporter substrate-binding protein, translated as MKKLTVFAVLLFAISTFAFRAALLITGEVAGNAIYELAVEGAKKASQEFGFELQVVEGGYNMARWEPTLLSLAATGKYDVIVTFTEGMPKSVEKAAKLYPKQKFVLVDGVAPTLPNVFSLAFKDEEMTFLAGYFAGLVTKSDMPGANPDLKVGLIAGDIYPAMVNKMKPAYERAAKMVDERIEVVFSVVGSWADPAKGAELARAQFSQGVDVILLICGGSGMGAIQTAKQMGKYVIGVDANYISVAPGTILACALKKIDRAVYDVLKRAYLNSLPYGTVEIWGVKEGAISFTFDDENYKKFVPEYIQKEMIRVYQDLVEGKISALP; from the coding sequence GTGAAAAAACTGACGGTTTTTGCTGTCCTTCTTTTTGCCATCAGTACCTTTGCATTCCGTGCGGCTTTGTTGATCACAGGGGAAGTTGCAGGTAACGCCATTTACGAGCTTGCCGTCGAAGGTGCCAAGAAAGCTTCGCAGGAATTTGGCTTTGAGCTGCAAGTTGTCGAAGGTGGATATAACATGGCAAGGTGGGAGCCTACTTTGCTCAGTTTGGCGGCAACGGGCAAATACGACGTTATAGTTACGTTCACCGAGGGTATGCCAAAGAGTGTTGAAAAAGCTGCAAAACTTTATCCGAAACAAAAGTTCGTCCTTGTGGATGGGGTTGCACCAACTCTTCCAAATGTTTTTTCGCTTGCGTTCAAGGATGAAGAAATGACCTTTCTTGCAGGATACTTTGCCGGTTTGGTGACAAAAAGCGATATGCCAGGCGCAAATCCGGATTTGAAAGTAGGTTTGATAGCAGGGGACATTTATCCAGCTATGGTTAACAAGATGAAACCAGCCTACGAAAGAGCGGCAAAAATGGTTGATGAAAGGATAGAGGTTGTCTTCTCGGTCGTTGGAAGTTGGGCTGATCCTGCCAAGGGGGCAGAACTTGCACGAGCTCAATTTTCTCAGGGTGTTGATGTGATATTGTTGATATGTGGTGGAAGTGGAATGGGTGCGATACAAACGGCAAAGCAAATGGGTAAATACGTGATAGGCGTTGATGCGAATTATATATCCGTTGCACCTGGAACAATTTTGGCCTGCGCTTTGAAAAAGATTGATCGAGCCGTTTACGATGTTTTGAAAAGAGCATACTTGAACAGTTTGCCGTATGGAACTGTAGAAATCTGGGGGGTTAAGGAAGGCGCAATAAGCTTTACTTTCGACGATGAAAACTACAAAAAATTCGTGCCGGAATACATACAAAAGGAGATGATCAGGGTTTACCAAGATCTTGTTGAAGGAAAGATTTCTGCCTTACCATGA
- a CDS encoding GntR family transcriptional regulator, which produces MRADLSQAIYSDLKKKIELGFYKKGEKLPEEEKLAQSYGVGRQAVRKAMKQLADEGIVRRIKGRGTFVVFEPKKVLLGFMSNLWHFKLLKSYLSDVQKLEDKMFDEEIPIATFEILWLSDEKPVCFEKCHVDPVACPNVLKLLNQKQLTQHPTDFLSQSDKIAVINEKISIEKINKNICKSLQIAEETIGIKRTLVFSDYSGKVVAISLLYYHPEATIEQVHHL; this is translated from the coding sequence TTGCGAGCGGACCTATCGCAGGCTATTTACTCCGATTTGAAGAAGAAAATTGAGCTTGGTTTCTACAAAAAAGGTGAAAAACTTCCCGAAGAAGAAAAACTTGCTCAATCCTATGGAGTTGGAAGGCAAGCGGTAAGAAAAGCTATGAAGCAGCTTGCTGACGAAGGTATCGTGCGCAGGATCAAAGGGCGCGGTACCTTCGTTGTTTTTGAACCAAAAAAGGTTCTGCTTGGTTTTATGAGCAACTTGTGGCATTTCAAATTGCTGAAGAGTTATTTGAGCGACGTTCAAAAATTGGAAGACAAAATGTTCGACGAAGAAATTCCCATTGCAACCTTTGAAATTCTTTGGTTGAGCGACGAAAAACCCGTTTGCTTTGAAAAATGTCATGTAGATCCAGTTGCTTGTCCAAACGTTTTAAAGCTTTTAAACCAAAAGCAATTGACACAGCATCCAACTGATTTTCTCTCGCAGTCAGACAAAATAGCGGTAATCAACGAAAAAATCTCAATTGAGAAGATCAACAAGAATATTTGCAAATCCCTTCAGATTGCAGAAGAAACGATTGGAATAAAAAGAACTCTCGTTTTTTCAGATTACTCTGGCAAAGTTGTTGCAATCAGCTTGTTGTACTATCATCCTGAAGCTACAATTGAGCAAGTTCATCATCTTTGA
- a CDS encoding ABC transporter ATP-binding protein: protein MKTYAVEMLDVHKTFYSSGVRALCGASLFVEEGTVHALLGENGAGKTTLMRILLGLERPDRGIIRVFGKDFSAKSPKDAFKMGITMVHQNVSLVDELTVLENIVVGQEPTRFFWNDKKSRHILLETMRKTGLYIDVDERVGKLSLAEKQKVEILKALYRGAKVIVLDEPTAYLSEEDSLKFYELIRKLKQSNHTIILITHNVDDVLAVADKVTVLRGGFSVLSEDVKLLTKEQLINAMVGEYEPVHIQRVSQKGPLLLKVEKLFNEKLKDVSFSIHFGEIVGLVGFTGSGQKELFETIMGLRKVSSGKIIFQDVQIENLSTSKIRKLGISYIPENRMEEGLSLKNSIFDNVIATKYEDFEKNGWLVQSECENFAKNVVNFFDVKINSLKLPAKVLSGGNLQRLVIARECYVKPKLLLAHEPTAGLDVRSSWRFYKILEELKSSNSAVMIASSDYDEMIKICDRFLFIHQGKIVGELENKNLTKKDLFTTLLNTTTKSGGKP from the coding sequence ATGAAAACTTACGCCGTTGAAATGCTGGATGTTCACAAGACTTTTTATTCTTCTGGAGTGAGGGCGCTTTGCGGCGCCTCACTCTTTGTTGAAGAAGGCACCGTACACGCTCTTCTTGGTGAAAATGGTGCTGGCAAGACGACTTTGATGAGAATCTTACTTGGTCTTGAAAGACCAGACAGAGGTATCATTAGGGTTTTCGGTAAAGATTTTTCAGCGAAAAGTCCAAAGGATGCCTTTAAAATGGGGATAACCATGGTTCATCAAAACGTGTCGTTGGTCGATGAATTGACCGTCCTTGAAAACATCGTGGTTGGGCAAGAACCAACGAGATTTTTCTGGAACGACAAAAAATCCAGGCATATTTTGCTTGAAACAATGCGAAAAACAGGGCTTTACATCGATGTAGACGAACGTGTGGGAAAACTGTCACTTGCGGAAAAGCAAAAAGTCGAGATTCTCAAGGCTTTGTACCGTGGTGCTAAAGTAATCGTGCTGGATGAGCCAACAGCTTACCTTTCGGAGGAAGACAGTCTTAAGTTTTACGAACTTATCAGAAAACTGAAACAATCAAACCACACCATAATCTTGATAACCCACAACGTTGACGATGTTCTTGCCGTTGCCGACAAAGTGACAGTTCTAAGGGGAGGATTCAGTGTACTTTCAGAAGATGTAAAGCTTTTGACAAAAGAGCAATTGATCAACGCCATGGTGGGAGAATACGAACCAGTGCATATTCAAAGAGTTTCACAAAAAGGTCCTTTGCTTTTAAAAGTGGAAAAGCTTTTCAACGAAAAGCTGAAAGATGTTTCCTTCTCAATTCATTTTGGCGAGATAGTTGGCTTGGTTGGTTTTACCGGTAGTGGTCAAAAAGAACTTTTTGAAACCATTATGGGTTTAAGAAAGGTTTCTTCGGGTAAAATCATTTTTCAGGATGTGCAAATAGAGAATCTTTCAACGTCGAAGATTCGAAAACTTGGCATATCCTACATTCCAGAAAATAGAATGGAGGAAGGTCTTTCGCTCAAAAATTCAATCTTTGACAATGTTATAGCCACCAAGTACGAGGATTTTGAGAAAAATGGTTGGTTAGTTCAAAGTGAGTGCGAAAACTTTGCAAAAAATGTCGTAAACTTCTTCGATGTCAAAATCAACTCGCTCAAGTTGCCTGCCAAAGTTTTATCTGGAGGAAATCTTCAAAGACTTGTGATAGCAAGAGAATGCTATGTCAAACCAAAGCTTCTTTTGGCCCATGAACCAACGGCTGGTTTGGATGTGAGATCAAGTTGGAGGTTTTACAAGATTTTGGAGGAATTGAAAAGCTCAAATAGTGCAGTTATGATCGCCTCTTCTGATTACGATGAGATGATAAAGATATGCGATAGATTTCTTTTCATCCATCAGGGTAAAATCGTTGGAGAACTTGAAAACAAGAACCTGACCAAAAAAGATCTTTTCACGACTCTTTTAAATACCACGACAAAAAGCGGGGGAAAGCCTTGA
- a CDS encoding MurR/RpiR family transcriptional regulator, whose protein sequence is MTGQKSLFQVIRDQLPNLSESLRNIATFFIQNPDLVLKMNIVELAKAANVSPSTVFDFAKKLGYSGFRELKIALAQELQLFHSLKLDEEKLSSVAKNFLPFVFENISESFQLIEKESIEKAAKAILKSNVVEILSYGFDSIAGKDLFLKLKQLGFQVNFFDNPFLQSISTSNLPENSCVVAISSSYSSTDMLDAMMFAKKAKATVVAIAPPGSKIAENCDILIPSYVQNELLSEGGILTKYLQLFIVDTLFITLMELEKEKMVQKYKHFEQVLFFKRQRRGDKGVV, encoded by the coding sequence ATGACAGGACAAAAAAGCCTTTTTCAGGTTATACGCGATCAACTGCCAAATTTGAGCGAAAGTTTGAGAAACATAGCGACGTTTTTCATACAAAATCCAGACTTGGTTTTGAAGATGAACATAGTTGAGCTCGCAAAAGCGGCAAATGTTTCTCCCTCAACTGTTTTTGACTTTGCCAAAAAGCTTGGTTACTCTGGATTTAGAGAGTTGAAAATAGCGCTTGCCCAAGAACTTCAACTTTTCCACTCTCTGAAGCTCGATGAAGAAAAACTATCTTCGGTTGCAAAGAATTTTTTGCCCTTTGTCTTTGAAAACATCTCAGAATCCTTTCAATTGATAGAGAAAGAATCGATAGAAAAAGCGGCAAAAGCGATATTGAAAAGCAATGTGGTTGAAATTCTTTCATACGGTTTTGACTCCATAGCCGGAAAGGATCTTTTTTTGAAATTGAAACAACTTGGTTTTCAAGTTAACTTCTTTGACAACCCCTTTCTCCAGAGTATTTCCACCTCTAATCTTCCTGAGAACTCTTGCGTGGTTGCGATATCCAGCAGCTATTCTTCGACGGATATGCTGGATGCAATGATGTTTGCAAAAAAAGCCAAAGCAACTGTCGTGGCAATTGCTCCACCTGGTTCAAAAATTGCCGAAAACTGCGACATATTGATTCCATCGTATGTTCAAAACGAACTTCTTTCGGAAGGTGGAATTTTGACAAAATATCTTCAACTTTTCATCGTAGACACCTTGTTCATAACTTTGATGGAGTTGGAAAAGGAGAAAATGGTTCAAAAATACAAACACTTTGAACAAGTGCTTTTCTTCAAGCGCCAAAGAAGGGGAGATAAAGGTGTCGTCTGA
- a CDS encoding ABC transporter permease, producing MMELLKMTFTASVPIVLAGLGGLFTNVTNTLNIGLEGLMLLSAFLTLLFAQNTSSLLVGILLSCLVCVGFSLLMIFLHLKLKTNLFVVGLATNLMAAGLTVFLAAQIFGTKGTIFFEKLPDVPTLKLKGIPILEFFDGFGVFEAAAVLCTIMCWIILKKTNFGYRMKVVGKGFELARRFGINPESNLIWVYTICGILCALAGASLSLPIKAFVTGMTNGRGWISLVAVIIAKDSAWKLFVAAVVFGFASALTNFLQVLSHLPQEFLLSFPFFFTLLVLIIYSKGSGSK from the coding sequence ATGATGGAGCTTTTAAAGATGACTTTCACCGCATCGGTGCCGATTGTTCTTGCCGGACTTGGTGGGCTCTTCACAAACGTGACAAACACTTTGAACATAGGTTTGGAAGGTTTGATGCTTCTTTCTGCTTTCTTGACACTTCTTTTTGCTCAGAACACATCGAGTCTTTTGGTTGGAATACTTCTCAGCTGCTTGGTTTGTGTAGGCTTTTCCTTGTTGATGATTTTTCTTCACTTGAAGTTGAAAACCAACCTTTTCGTTGTCGGTTTGGCGACCAACCTTATGGCAGCAGGTTTGACGGTTTTTCTTGCCGCTCAAATTTTTGGAACAAAAGGTACAATATTCTTTGAGAAATTGCCGGATGTTCCGACTTTGAAGTTGAAAGGTATTCCGATTTTGGAATTTTTCGATGGTTTTGGGGTATTCGAAGCTGCTGCCGTACTCTGTACGATAATGTGTTGGATAATTTTGAAAAAGACAAACTTTGGATACCGCATGAAAGTGGTGGGAAAAGGTTTTGAGCTGGCAAGAAGGTTTGGAATAAATCCAGAAAGTAACTTGATCTGGGTGTACACGATCTGTGGAATCTTGTGCGCACTTGCTGGTGCTTCTTTGTCTTTGCCGATCAAAGCTTTTGTAACGGGCATGACCAACGGTAGAGGTTGGATTTCACTTGTGGCAGTTATAATAGCCAAGGACAGTGCTTGGAAGCTTTTTGTGGCAGCCGTTGTATTTGGATTCGCCTCGGCACTGACGAACTTTCTTCAAGTTTTGTCTCATCTTCCGCAGGAGTTCTTACTTTCCTTCCCGTTTTTCTTCACACTGCTTGTTTTGATAATTTATTCAAAAGGAAGTGGATCGAAATGA